CCCCGATGTCGGGGAAGCGATTGGGGACCATCCCCTGCGACACATACGACGCAAACGCTTCGATTACCTGCCGGGCCACCTCGTATCGGCCGGTCACCAGACAGAGCCCCGGCAGGGCGACGAACGTATCGCGCCCCCAATCGGCAAACCAGGGGTAGCCGGCGATCACCGTTTGCCTGGCTGCCCGCTTGACAAGGAAGGCGTTCGAGGCGACCCACAGGCGGTGGGTCAGTTCGTCTTCTGTCGGCGCAGAGGTCACCAACGTGTCGCGGCGACGACGTTCCGCGTCCATCACCTGCGTCACGCTGAGGGTCGGAATGGTCTCCGTGGTGAATACGAGTTCGGCAGTCGTCCCCGGCGTAAGCGTGAACAGGCACTCGCCCGGCGACCACCAATCCTCGACATGTTCAAGCCCGCGCTCCCGATCAACCCGGTAGTGAATCTGGCGGTACCAATCCGGCCGGTGATGGTACTGCCCGTTGTGCTGCGCCCGCACCGGCGGCAAGCCCTCATAGGGATGCCAGACCACTTGCCCCTCCGTGATCGTCGCCTCGCTTCGTAATGCGGCGTTTTCCAGGTGCGTCGCGTGAAAATCCCGCCCCGTGAGCATCGGGCGCACTCGCAACACCACGGCCGGCGAGGCGTCATCGAGCAGGCGCCAGCGAAGGACCACCAGGTCACGGCCATACGGACAGACGAGTTCTCGCTCCAACCGAATGCCGCGACAGGCGAACCGCCAAGTCGGCCAGGGGACGTCGGAAAACCGCTCACAATATTGATAGCCCTCCGGATGTACGGCGCCGCCATAGACGTTTGTCGAGAGGGGTAATGTGCCTTCTCCAATCTCGATCGATTCTTCCACATGATTGACCAGTGCCACACGATCGACCGGCGGATGCCTGGCCACCAGCAGCAAGGCGTGGTACCGTCGAGTGTTGGCCCCGGCGACTGTTCCCGACGCATAGCCGCCGCGACCATTCGGTTCCAGCCATTCCAGACTCAACGCCCGCTCAAGATCCCGGCACCCCCTCGCATCGATCGTCATGCCACGACTCCGAGTTACGTCCCTGATTGCTGAATCAACTTGGCAACCAGGCCGGTCCAGCCGGTCTGGTGACTGGCGCCGATCCCGGCACCATTGTCGCCATGGAAATATTCGTAGAACAGCACGAGGTCACGCCAATGCCGGTCCTGTTGAAACTTCTCCGTGCCGCCGTACACGGGACGCCGGCCGTCTGTGCCGCGGAGAAATGTATGCGTGAGGCGACGGGACAACTCCGCGGCAACGTCGGCAAGATGGCGCCGCTGCCCGGACCCGGTCGGATACTCAACAGTAAACGAGTCACCTAAATAGTAATGGAACTTCTGGAGCGATTCGATGAGCAGATAGTTCACAGGAAACCAGACCGGCCCTCGCCAATTGGAGTTGCCCCCGAAGAGTCCGTTTGTGGATTCCGCCGGCTGATACTCCACGCAATGCGTCGTCCCCATCATCGATAGGATGTAGGGATGTTCTTCGTGATAGCGAGACAACGCCCTCACACCATACGGCGATAAGAACTCGCGTTCATCCAGCAAGTACCGCAACACCTTGGGTAAGCGATGGCGATTGACCAGCGACAGGAACCGACGCACCTCCCCGTCCTGGGACTGTGTTTCGATGTGCAGACTGAAATCCGGACGATTCTCGATGAACCACTGCATGCGATGCTTGAAGCGCGGCAGCCGGTCGATGAGCTCGGAGTCCAAGGTTTCGACGGCAAACAGGGGAATCAGTCCGACCATCGACCGGACCTTCATCGGAAAGGTTTTGCCGTCGGGCAAATGCAGCACATCGTAGAAAAACCCGTCTTCCCGGTTCCAGAGTTCGATCTTCGCATTGCCGATGTTGTTCATGGCCCGGCAGATATAGACGAAATGCTCGAAGAACTTACTGGCGACGTCTTCATAGGCCCTATCGTCGCGCGCCAATTCGAGGGCGATGGACAACATGTTGAGGCAATACATGCCCATCC
The sequence above is drawn from the Nitrospira defluvii genome and encodes:
- a CDS encoding amylo-alpha-1,6-glucosidase; this encodes MTIDARGCRDLERALSLEWLEPNGRGGYASGTVAGANTRRYHALLLVARHPPVDRVALVNHVEESIEIGEGTLPLSTNVYGGAVHPEGYQYCERFSDVPWPTWRFACRGIRLERELVCPYGRDLVVLRWRLLDDASPAVVLRVRPMLTGRDFHATHLENAALRSEATITEGQVVWHPYEGLPPVRAQHNGQYHHRPDWYRQIHYRVDRERGLEHVEDWWSPGECLFTLTPGTTAELVFTTETIPTLSVTQVMDAERRRRDTLVTSAPTEDELTHRLWVASNAFLVKRAARQTVIAGYPWFADWGRDTFVALPGLCLVTGRYEVARQVIEAFASYVSQGMVPNRFPDIGEQPEYNTIDASLWFIHTVDRYLHYSRDLVGVQRMAWPAIKQILDGYRQGTRFGIRMDEDGMITGGVEGVQLTWMDVKIGEWVVTPRHGKPVEIQALWVRALAVAAVLAEQFGESAYAAQCRQDRARATASFRDRFWYPTGGYLFDVVDGPTGDDASLRPNQIFALALDDQLVTDAQAKQVLQLLKERLLTPVGLRTLAPEDIRFCASYEGGVAERDAAYHQGTVWPFLLGPFVTAWVKTYGGSLSVRREARLFLQGLFEHLDEACLGQVSEIFDGERPHRARGCVAQAWSVAEPLRALIEDIAVTSEGAPLLR